The Ostrinia nubilalis chromosome 17, ilOstNubi1.1, whole genome shotgun sequence genome contains a region encoding:
- the LOC135080071 gene encoding centromere protein X-like, with amino-acid sequence MARNCNENDDEKIDPASVTSNVKSTIKQDIIKDLLNGSFQDNKTKLGNDALSLVVEVAKCLVTETCLRASSQALRESCDRVDLEHVEKCLPQLMLDFP; translated from the exons ATGGCGCGCAATTGCAATGAAAATGACGATGAAAAAATCGATCCTGCGTCTGTTACTTCCAACGTCAAGAGTACGATCAAGCAG GACATAATAAAAGATCTACTAAACGGGTCCTTCCAAGACAACAAAACTAAACTAGGCAATGATGCCTTATCACTGGTTGTTGAAGTGGCAAAGTGCCTGGTGACGGAGACTTGCCTCAGGGCATCCAGTCAGGCGTTGCGAGAGAGCTGCGACCGAGTAGACCTTGAACACGTAGAGAAGTGCCTTCCACAACTt ATGCTAGATTTCCCGTAA
- the LOC135080070 gene encoding phosphorylated adapter RNA export protein, protein MMSTTEGELDIEVSHEREEGELEDSDVEEGTYIPLTRPEAFNPPSLVNMQIQDEQSDEASSHESTASDSDEEPRRRPKRTKLRLRRPQPQGQPDKKDKYNVWCKALQEDLLTEDMVSCDVTKKSDYGVESYDYTIKYRLDDNYISKKVFTNDKDLDVDRTSNKRRHVDRTNVKLRLGKRFNAHQEMRAKEKPRYLPDLVMTSQDPIDQIANEIAVNLDEEKKELVVRIVQVLGAHKAMEIYKDTQRVEADGGMLVMNGTRRRTPGGIYFFLLKRDNDVSQEMVNQIFIEDRKETVRKIKKSRAKTRQKVMEQLKQSLTDSELPSLLSRGEATVQSEHGSNPPPSPATDARECSSDTDAHDLDAASPARPLSPLPDRTGRNIQEYEDDDFLEVMCNDDMDLF, encoded by the exons ATGATGTCCACTACAGAAGGAGAACTAGACATCGAGGTATCCCATGAACGGGAAGAGGGAGAG TTGGAGGATTCTGATGTAGAAGAGGGTACTTATATACCGTTGACCCGTCCAGAGGCCTTCAACCCGCCTTCTCTGGTTAATATGCAAATACAAGACGAGCAGAGTGACGAGGCGTCGTCTCACGAGTCGACGGCATCGGACTCGGACGAGGAGCCGCGGCGTCGGCCCAAGCGCACTAAGCTGCGCCTGCGCCGGCCCCAGCCCCAGGGCCAGCCGgacaaaaaagacaaatacaatGTTTGGTGCAAGGCTTTGCAG gaGGATCTGTTAACAGAAGACATGGTCAGCTGTGATGTTACAAAAAAAAGCGATTATGGTGTTGAATCTTATGACTACACAATTAAGTATAGATTAGACGATAATTATATCTCTAAGAAAGTATTTACAAATGATAAAGACTTAGATGTCGATCGCACATCAAATAAGCGGAGGCATGTGGACCGGACTAATGTTAAGCTGAGGTTAGGCAAACGATTCAATGCCCACCAGGAGATGAGGGCAAAAGAAAAGCCACGGTATTTGCCAGATTTAGTCATGACGTCGCAAGATCCTATCGATCAAATTGCCAATGAAATAGCTGTAAACTTGGATGAAGAAAAGAAGGAATTAGTTG TAAGGATTGTACAAGTATTAGGTGCACACAAAGCTATGGAAATATACAAAGACACACAGAGGGTTGAAGCAGATGGTGGGATGCTTGTTATG aatggtacACGTCGTCGCACGCCAGGGGGTATTTACTTCTTCCTTCTAAAGCGCGACAACGACGTCTCCCAAGAGATGGTGAACCAGATCTTCATAGAGGACCGTAAAGAAACCGTGCGTAAGATCAAGAAGTCCAGGGCGAAGACCCGCCAGAAGGTCATGGAGCAGCTTAAACAGAGTCTCACTG ATTCCGAGCTCCCCTCGTTACTATCCAGAGGCGAAGCGACCGTCCAATCTGAACACGGCTCGAACCCGCCGCCGTCGCCCGCCACCGATGCGCGGGAGTGTTCCAGCGACACCGATGCGCACGATCTCGACGCAGCCTCCCCCGCGCGACCCCTCTCCCCCCTTCCCGACCGGACCGGCCGCAACATTCAAGAATACGAAGACGACGACTTCCTCGAAGTCATGTGCAACGACGATATGGACTTGTTCTAA